A part of Brassica rapa cultivar Chiifu-401-42 chromosome A05, CAAS_Brap_v3.01, whole genome shotgun sequence genomic DNA contains:
- the LOC103866408 gene encoding pectinesterase 5: MIGKVVVSVASVLLLVGVAIGVVAIVNKSGNTNLSPQMKAVQGICQATADKASCVKTLEPVKSDDPNKLIKAFMLATQDALTKSSNFTDKTEGNMGSSISPNNKAVLDYCRKVFMYALEDLGTILEEMGEDLNTIGNKFDQLKQWLTGVYNYQTDCLDDIQEDDLRKTIAEGISSSKILTGNAIDIFHTVVSAMAKIDAKVDDFKNMTSGIFTPSAPANKEAAPVVDTPVADPDGPSRRLLEDLDDLGVPTWVSGADRKLMANAGRGRRGGGGAPRIRATYVVAKDGSGQFKSIQQAVNACPDKNAGRCIIHIKAGIYREQVIIPKKKNNIFMFGDGARKTVITYNRSVGLSSGTTTSTSGTVQVESEGFMAKWIGFKNTAGPNGHQAVAIRVNGDRAVIFNCRFDGYQDTLYVNNGRQFYRNCVVSGTVDFIFGKSATVIQNSLIVIRKGNKGQYNTVTADGNEKGLSMKIGIVIQNCRIVPDKKLAPERLTVESYLGRPWKQYSTTVVINTEIGDVIRPEGWRLWDGESFHKTCRYVEYNNRGPGANTNRRVNWAKVARSAGEINQFTVANWLAPVNWIQEANVPVTLGL; this comes from the exons atgattggAAAAGTTGTTGTCTCTGTGGCCTCCGTCCTTCTATTGGTCGGAGTAGCCATTGGAGTCGTTGCCATCGTTAATAAAAGCGGCAACACTAATTTGTCTCCACAGATGAAAGCTGTTCAAGGCATTTGCCAAGCCACTGCTGACAAAGCCTCATGTGTTAAAACTCTCGAGCCCGTCAAGAGCGATGACCCAAACAAACTAATCAAGGCCTTCATGCTCGCTACACAAGATGCACTAACCAAATCATCAAACTTCACGGATAAAACCGAAGGCAACATGGGTTCGAGCATCTCCCCAAACAACAAAGCCGTTCTTGATTACTGCAGGAAAGTTTTCATGTACGCGCTTGAGGATCTCGGTACCATTCTTGAGGAAATGGGTGAAGATCTTAACACGATCGGTAACAAATTCGACCAGCTTAAGCAATGGTTAACCGGTGTTTACAATTACCAAACCGATTGTCTTGACGATATTCAAGAAGATGATTTGAGAAAGACTATTGCTGAAGGCATTTCTAGCTCCAAGATTCTTACTGGTAATGCCATCGACATCTTCCACACAGTTGTTAGCGCCATGGCCAAGATTGACGCTAAAGTCGATGATTTCAAGAACATGACAAGTGGAATCTTCACTCCTTCAGCTCCGGCCAACAAAGAAGCCGCTCCTGTCGTTGACACTCCCGTGGCCGACCCTGACGGTCCTTCTCGTCGTCTTCTTGAAGACCTTGACGACCTTGGAGTCCCAACATGGGTTTCAGGTGCAGACAGGAAGCTCATGGCTAACGCTGGACGTGGCCGAAGAGGAGGCGGTGGAGCTCCTAGAATCAGAGCAACCTATGTGGTGGCTAAGGATGGAAGCGGACAGTTTAAGTCAATTCAACAAGCTGTTAACGCTTGTCCCGACAAAAACGCTGGAAGATGCATCATCCACATTAAGGCTGGTATCTACAGAGAGCAAGTTATCATCCctaagaagaagaacaacatCTTCATGTTCGGAGATGGTGCAAGAAAGACCGTTATTACTTACAACAGAAGTGTTGGTCTCAGTTCTGGAACCACCACTTCTACTAGTGGCACAGTCC AGGTTGAATCTGAAGGATTCATGGCTAAATGGATCGGATTCAAGAACACAGCCGGTCCAAATGGGCACCAAGCTGTTGCTATCAGAGTCAACGGAGACCGTGCCGTGATCTTCAACTGCAGATTCGACGGTTACCAAGACACACTATACGTCAACAACGGTCGTCAATTCTACAGAAACTGCGTCGTTTCAGGAACAGTCGACTTCATCTTCGGCAAATCCGCCACCGTTATCCAAAACTCACTCATCGTCATCCGCAAAGGAAACAAGGGACAATACAACACCGTCACAGCCGACGGTAACGAAAAGGGTCTATCCATGAAAATCGGTATCGTCATCCAAAACTGCCGCATCGTTCCCGACAAGAAGCTAGCGCCGGAGAGGCTGACCGTTGAGTCGTACTTGGGAAGGCCGTGGAAGCAGTACTCCACCACCGTGGTGATCAACACCGAGATCGGAGATGTGATTAGACCAGAAGGTTGGAGACTGTGGGACGGAGAGAGCTTCCACAAGACATGTAGGTACGTTGAGTACAACAACCGTGGACCAGGAGCTAACACTAACAGGAGAGTTAACTGGGCTAAGGTCGCTAGGTCTGCTGGTGAGATTAATCAGTTCACCGTGGCTAACTGGTTAGCTCCGGTTAACTGGATCCAAGAAGCTAACGTGCCAGTCACGCTTGGATTATAA